A stretch of Gossypium hirsutum isolate 1008001.06 chromosome A06, Gossypium_hirsutum_v2.1, whole genome shotgun sequence DNA encodes these proteins:
- the LOC107929832 gene encoding putative cysteine-rich receptor-like protein kinase 30, producing the protein MWVNVLAFLLTHLLTGMSIIFNQDYVCITESGSFTTNSRYGKNLDHILDSLPDNVSKSGGFFTATAGQDSNKAYALGLCSGDLNPHDCYGLVKSAVRDLRDKCPDHKEAISWSGDPACIVRYANRPFFGILELEPTTAGTITQDIGSNLPRFDTIWESLTDRLVRNASNGSFSRKYATGEAYLTVSQNINAQMQCTPDISQEECDSCLRAAKSSFKECCHGKQGGYVQKPNCMFTFDLIPTITQDQKPEKNQNKSIWVPLGESSSAILGLALVSACCIFLWKRTNIQGDKEDSQEVQLLDLFIGSGNHENSSENVETSQEFPSIKLDILLAATTNFCDENKLGQGGFGPVYKGALADGNEIAVKRLSRASSQGLLEFKNEVMLIAKLQHRNLVRLLGCCLEKNEKLLVYEFMPNRSLDLFLFDSSLATQLSWQKRFNIIKGTARGIMYLHEDSHLRVIHRDLKASNVLLDHEMNPKISDFGMAKIFCGDQNEANTNRVVGTYGYVAPEYAMEGLFSVKSDVFSFGVILLEIISGKKNNGFHLSEHGMEIMVKR; encoded by the exons ATGTGGGTTAATGTTCTCGCTTTTCTTCTCACCCATTTGCTCACAGGCATGAGTATAATCTTTAATCAAGACTATGTATGCATAACAGAGTCTGGTAGTTTCACAACCAACAGTAGATATGGTAAAAACCTTGACCATATTCTCGATTCTCTCCCAGATAATGTCTCTAAAAGTGGTGGTTTCTTTACTGCCACCGCTGGCCAAGACTCCAACAAAGCTTACGCTCTTGGGCTGTGCAGTGGAGACTTAAATCCACACGATTGTTATGGCCTTGTGAAATCCGCTGTTCGTGATCTCAGAGATAAATGTCCCGACCATAAAGAAGCCATTTCATGGTCTGGTGATCCCGCATGTATTGTACGCTATGCAAATCGCCCCTTTTTTGGAATCCTGGAGCTAGAGCCTACTACTGCTGGCACTATCACGCAGGACATCGGCTCCAACTTACCACGATTTGATACGATTTGGGAGAGTTTGACGGACCGTTTGGTGAGAAACGCTTCCAACGGCTCTTTTAGTCGTAAATATGCAACTGGGGAAGCATATTTGACAGTATCTCAAAACATAAATGCACAAATGCAGTGCACTCCAGACATATCACAGGAGGAATGTGATTCCTGCCTGCGGGCAGCCAAGAGTTCCTTTAAAGAATGTTGCCATGGGAAGCAAGGAGGTTATGTTCAGAAGCCTAACTGTATGTTCACATTCGACTTGATTCCCACAATTACACAAG ACCAAAAACCAGAGAAGAATCAGAACAAATCAATCTGGGTTCCACTTGGTGAAAGTTCATCGGCGATTCTTGGACTAGCTTTGGTTTCTGCTTGCTGTATCTTCCTATGGAAAAGGACAAACATTCAAG GGGATAAAGAAGATAGCCAAGAAGTTCAATTACTTGACTTGTTTATCGGAAGCGGGAATCATGAGAACTCAAGCGAAAATGTTGAAACATCTCAAGAGTTTCCTTCAATTAAATTGGATATTTTACTAGCAGCGACCACTAATTTTTGTGATGAAAATAAGCTGGGACAAGGTGGATTTGGCCCTGTGTACAAG GGCGCACTAGCAGATGGAAACGAAATTGCAGTTAAAAGGCTTTCAAGAGCTTCTAGTCAAGGGCTGCTTGAGTTCAAAAATGAAGTCATGTTAATTGCCAAATTACAACATAGAAATCTTGTGAGGCTCTTAGGATGTTGCttagagaaaaatgaaaagttaCTTGTATATGAATTCATGCCGAATAGAAGTCTTGACCTGTTCCTATTTG ATTCAAGTTTGGCTACACAATTGTCTTGGCAAAAGAGATTCAATATTATTAAAGGAACTGCCCGAGGTATCATGTATCTGCATGAGGATTCTCATCTTAGAGTCATCCATAGAGACCTTAAAGCAAGTAATGTTTTACTTGATCATGAGATGAATCCAAAAATTTCAGACTTTGGCATGGCAAAAATATTTTGTGGAGATCAAAATGAAGCAAATACAAATAGAGTAGTGGGAACATA TGGATACGTGGCGCCGGAATATGCTATGGAAGGACTCTTTTCTGTCAAATCAGATGTGTTTAGTTTTGGAGTAATTTTGTTGGAGATTATAAGTGGAAAAAAGAATAACGGGTTTCATCTTTCAGAACATG GCATGGAAATTATGGTCAAAAGGTGA